Proteins co-encoded in one Christiangramia fulva genomic window:
- a CDS encoding ATP-binding cassette domain-containing protein: protein MAPQNFHYGLAGAYGTSKKGLIADLLHGKLPEDLKFLDHKKIGYFSDEFLDRFIEEDSRHGSSGLSANRSIRTFSTGEKRKALLQYLIAEKNDVLILDNPFDALDQESVRELKARFFELHDEISVIQLIKREEDLLPFIEKIIQVRQDQILIIDRENFNFQHIENNGNSASIPAPLKRYRNIPQELIRLENVSVNYEGRPILNKINWSVQKGEFWELRGPNGSGKTTLLDMIYGDNPKAYGQEIYLFGNRKGSGESVWEIKDKIGYFSPAMTELFKGNYSLCEMVLGGLFDSIGLYRTASEIQKQLAEKWLQALELSDKKKLKFYKASRLEQRMVLIARAMIKHPPLLILDEPAVGLDDESARMLVNLINKIASESETAIIFVSHRKEKGLSAQKTYRLIPSANGSEGVEESV, encoded by the coding sequence ATGGCTCCACAAAATTTTCATTATGGACTGGCTGGAGCTTACGGTACTTCGAAAAAAGGCCTGATTGCAGACCTTCTTCATGGGAAATTACCTGAAGATTTAAAATTCCTCGACCATAAAAAGATCGGCTATTTTTCAGATGAGTTTCTGGATCGTTTTATAGAAGAGGATTCCCGGCATGGCAGCTCCGGTTTATCCGCTAACCGGTCGATCAGGACTTTTTCCACGGGAGAAAAACGAAAAGCACTTTTGCAATATCTTATTGCTGAAAAAAATGATGTCCTTATTCTTGATAATCCCTTCGATGCACTCGACCAGGAATCGGTGAGGGAACTAAAAGCGAGGTTTTTTGAACTTCATGATGAAATTTCCGTTATACAACTGATTAAAAGAGAGGAAGATCTTTTGCCATTTATTGAAAAGATCATTCAGGTAAGGCAAGATCAAATTTTAATAATAGATCGTGAAAATTTCAATTTTCAGCATATAGAAAATAATGGAAATTCAGCTTCGATTCCTGCACCGCTAAAGAGGTACAGGAATATTCCGCAGGAATTGATACGGCTTGAGAATGTTTCGGTGAATTATGAAGGAAGGCCAATTCTGAATAAGATAAACTGGAGCGTTCAAAAAGGGGAATTCTGGGAACTTCGCGGGCCCAACGGATCGGGAAAGACCACGCTTTTAGATATGATCTATGGCGATAACCCCAAAGCTTATGGGCAGGAGATCTATCTTTTCGGAAATAGGAAAGGCAGCGGGGAAAGCGTCTGGGAGATCAAAGACAAGATCGGTTATTTTTCTCCCGCTATGACCGAACTTTTTAAAGGGAATTACAGCCTGTGCGAGATGGTTTTGGGCGGATTGTTTGACAGCATCGGACTTTACAGAACGGCTTCCGAAATTCAGAAACAACTTGCCGAAAAATGGCTTCAGGCACTTGAACTTTCCGATAAGAAAAAACTCAAATTTTATAAAGCTTCCCGGCTGGAACAACGTATGGTTCTTATCGCCAGGGCAATGATCAAACATCCGCCGCTGCTTATTTTAGATGAACCGGCCGTTGGGCTGGATGATGAATCGGCCCGGATGCTGGTAAATCTTATCAATAAAATCGCTTCGGAAAGTGAAACGGCTATCATCTTTGTTTCTCACCGAAAAGAAAAAGGCCTTTCTGCACAAAAAACTTACCGGTTGATTCCTTCTGCAAATGGTTCAGAAGGAGTAGAGGAATCTGTTTAA
- a CDS encoding alpha/beta hydrolase, whose amino-acid sequence MRSFLILLLFVSGSIFAQDKTLKLWPEKIPNSQTSSEKETQEKRGILWISKVQEPTMEVFLPVKQAATGQAVLIFPGGGYEGLAYDWEGTQIAKWLNTKGIAGIVLKYRLPNSKSVKTSYEAPLQDAKRAIRLIRSHADEWNIDQNQVGIMGFSAGGHLASTLGTHFNAEETVPQDSIRDINARPDFMILVYPVITMKKEFTHMGSRNSLLGKNPSEELVEEFSNEEQVQIDTPPTFLVHATDDDVVPVENSIQFYRALVDKNIDAEMHIYPEGGHGFALALDKGYLKTWTDRLSDWLQRQEENEDQE is encoded by the coding sequence ATGAGATCTTTTCTGATTTTACTACTTTTTGTTTCCGGTTCGATTTTCGCACAGGATAAAACCCTCAAATTATGGCCTGAAAAAATTCCGAATAGCCAGACTTCTTCAGAAAAAGAAACTCAGGAAAAAAGAGGTATTTTATGGATCTCTAAAGTTCAGGAACCCACGATGGAAGTTTTTTTACCGGTAAAACAAGCCGCCACGGGACAGGCTGTGCTTATTTTTCCTGGAGGCGGCTACGAAGGCCTGGCCTATGACTGGGAAGGGACCCAAATCGCGAAATGGCTGAATACAAAAGGAATTGCAGGTATAGTTCTGAAATATCGCTTACCCAATTCTAAATCGGTTAAAACAAGTTATGAAGCGCCGCTTCAGGATGCGAAAAGAGCGATCAGGCTTATAAGGTCTCATGCCGATGAATGGAATATAGATCAAAATCAGGTGGGAATAATGGGCTTTTCTGCCGGCGGACATCTGGCTTCCACGCTGGGGACACATTTTAATGCCGAGGAAACCGTTCCGCAGGATAGCATCCGTGATATCAATGCAAGACCAGATTTTATGATCCTTGTATATCCGGTCATAACCATGAAAAAGGAATTTACCCATATGGGTTCCAGGAATTCTCTTTTAGGCAAAAATCCTTCGGAAGAGCTTGTTGAGGAATTCTCCAACGAAGAACAGGTTCAAATCGATACTCCGCCAACTTTCCTGGTGCATGCCACTGATGATGATGTGGTGCCTGTGGAAAACAGCATTCAATTCTATCGTGCCCTGGTTGACAAAAATATCGATGCCGAAATGCATATTTATCCCGAAGGCGGCCATGGATTCGCCCTGGCGCTTGATAAAGGCTATCTAAAAACCTGGACAGACAGGCTGAGTGACTGGCTTCAGCGGCAGGAAGAAAATGAGGATCAGGAGTAA